CTGTCGATCGTCGCGCTGAACACGGCGGTCCTGCCCGCGAACCTCGGCTGGCGGCTGACGTTCGCGCTCGGCGCCGTCCTCGCCCTGGTCATCCTCCTTGTCCGGCGGCACGTCCCGGAAAGCCCACGCTGGCTGCTGATCCACGGCCGCGACGACGAGGCGGAACGGATCGTGACGTCCATCGAGCGGAAGGTCGAGGCCGAGCGGAACGAGCCGCTGCCGCGCGCCGAGGGCGAGATCACCATCCACCAGCGCAGGAGCGTGACGTTCCTGGAGATCGGGCGCACGGTCTTCTCGAAGTACCGCAGGCGGGCGATCCTCGGCTTCGCCCTGTTCATCGGCCAGGCGTTCCTCTACAACGCCATCACCTTCGGCTTCGGCGCGATCCTGACCACGTTCTTCGACGTCCCGAGCGGCAACACCGGCTACTACTTCGCCGTCATCGCGGTCGGCAACTTCCTGGGCCCGCTGCTGCTCGGCAAGCTGTTCGACACGGTCGGCCGACGGGTCATGATCTCGTCGACGTACCTGCTCTCGGGCCTGCTGCTCTTCGGCACCGCCTGGCTGTTCGACCGGGGCGCGCTCAGCGCGGCCACGCTGACGGCCTGCTGGTGCGCGGTCCTGTTCTTCGCCTCGGCGGGCGCGTCGAGCGCCTACCTCACGGTCTCCGAGGTCTTCCCGATGGAGACCCGCGCGATGTCCATCGCCTTCTTCTACGCCCTGGGCACGGCGGCCGGCGGCATCAGCGGGCCGCTGCTGTTCGCCGACCTCACCGAAACCGGCAGGGTCGGCGACACGGTCCTCGCCTTCCAGATCGGCGCGGCCCTGATGTGCCTGGCGGGCCTGGCCGCGGCGTTCCTCGCGGTACGCGCGGAACGCCGGTCGCTGGAGGACGTCGCCCGCCCGCTCACGGCGGTGGCCAGGCCGGCTCGGGCGGGGGCGTAGGGGACCTGGCACCGGCCCCGGCTCTCCCCCGGTGTAGAGCCGGGACCGGAGTCCTTCGCTCGCCCCTTACTGCGAGGCGCGCCGGGCCCGGTCGCGGCG
Above is a window of Streptomyces sp. DT2A-34 DNA encoding:
- a CDS encoding MFS transporter, giving the protein MTTAQAETGRTVTTDIPARLDRLPWSRWHWTIVIGLGTVWILDGLEVTVVGNIAPRLSEPGSGLPITSGQVTGLAAALYVAGACLGALFWGRLTDLWGRKKLFMVTLAVYLAATALTALSFETWWFFLFRFLTGFGIGGEYAAINSAIDELIPAQYRGRVDLMINGSFWLGAVGGSLLSIVALNTAVLPANLGWRLTFALGAVLALVILLVRRHVPESPRWLLIHGRDDEAERIVTSIERKVEAERNEPLPRAEGEITIHQRRSVTFLEIGRTVFSKYRRRAILGFALFIGQAFLYNAITFGFGAILTTFFDVPSGNTGYYFAVIAVGNFLGPLLLGKLFDTVGRRVMISSTYLLSGLLLFGTAWLFDRGALSAATLTACWCAVLFFASAGASSAYLTVSEVFPMETRAMSIAFFYALGTAAGGISGPLLFADLTETGRVGDTVLAFQIGAALMCLAGLAAAFLAVRAERRSLEDVARPLTAVARPARAGA